GCACCACAACTTGGACATACTTTTTCAGGTAAATCAGCACCTGATCCAATAGATCCATCTAAAAAAAATTCACTCTTTTTACAATTTGGACATACATAATGAGGTGGCAGACCGTTTACTTCTGTTATATTAGACATATTGGCTACAAAGGAAGATCCAACTGAACCTCTCGACCCTACTAAATAACCATCTGCAAGGGACTTAGTCACTAATTTTTCAGCTATTAGATAAAGTACAGCATATCCATTATTTATTATAGAGTTTAATTCCTTGTCCAACCTTTTTTGTACTACTTCTGGTAAGGACTCCCCATATATTGAATGGACTTTATCCAAGGTCATCTTGCGAATTTCCTCTTCTGCACCTGGTATTTTAGGTGGAAAAGTTCCATCTGGTATTGGTTTTATAACTTCTATCAAATCAGCAATTTTATTTGGACTGAAAATTACAACTTCCCTGCATTTTTTTTCTCCTAAATAAGCAAACTCCTTTAACATCTCATTAGTAGTTTTAAAATATAGCGGTGGTTGGTCATCTGCATCTGAAAAACCTTTACCAGCCATCAGAATTTTTCTAAACACTTCATCAGAGGCGTCTAAAAAGTGTACATCTCCTGTAGCAACTACCGGTAAATTATTTTTTTCTCCTAATGCACATATTTTCTTATTAATATCCATTAATTCATTTTCATCTTTTACCATACCATTTTTAATTAAGAATTTATTATTTAGGAGAGGTTGTATTTCTAAATAATCATAAAATTCTACAATACTTGTAAGGTCTTCTTCCGATTTTCCTTGAAGCACTTCCTTGTATACTTGCCCAGCTTCACAGGCAGATCCAATTATAAGACCTTCTCTATACTTTTCAATTAATGTCTTAGGAAGTCTAGGTCTTCTATGGAAATATTCTAAATTTGAAATTGAAATTAGCTTATAAAGATTTTTAAGACCTATTAGATTTTTTACCAAAATAATAACATGATAAGTATTTGCCTTTTTTATATCGAAATCGCCTAAAAACTTTTTATTTAGTGTATTGAGATCTAAAATGTCTTTTTCTTTTAATAAACCGAAACAATGTAATAGTATATCTGCAGTAGCTTTAGCATCGTCTACGGCTCTATGATGATTTTCTAGTGAAATGCCTAAATGCTTAGCCACTGTGCTGAGCTTAAAGCGTTTAAGAGTTGGTAGTAAAAACTTTGCTAGTGGAATTGTATCCATAATTGCATTTTCAAACACGAGCCCTAACCTCTGTGAATTTTTTATAATAAAAGCTATATCAAAAGCAGCATTATGAGCTACCACCACACTACCCTGCACAAATTCTAAAAACCTAGGAAGTATTTCATCAATAGAGTCTGCGTCCTCCACCATTTCGTTTGTTATTCCAGTAAGTTCTGTAATCTTATAAGGTATATCTATTCCTGGATTTACAAATTCATTAAATCTGTCTACTATTTTTCCATTCTCAATTTTAACTGCCCCAATTTCAGTAATTCTATCATTTTCACTGGATAGCCCTGTTGTTTCTATATCAAAGACTACAAACCGATCATCTAAACTTTCATTCTTATTATTAATAACAATAGGAACTCCATCATCTACAAGGTAACCCTCTACACCGTATATAATCTTAATATTATTCTTTTTAGCTGCATCCATGGCCTCTGGAAAAGCTTGTACTACACCATGATCAGTTATTGCTACTGCAGAGTGCCCCCATTTAGCAGCTCTTTCAACAAGTTTACTTGTGGAAGTCATTCCATCCATAGCACTCATTTGAGTGTGCATATGAAGTTCAACTCTTTTTTCCTGCGCATTATCCATTCTTTCTATTTTCTTTAGCTTTACTATATCTCTTGCCATTACAACAACCTCTTTTGCATAGGTGTCATAACTTGCTTCTCCACGCACCTTACAATAAAGTCCTACTTTAATTTCATCCATTATCTTTTCTACATCTTTAGGCTTTGGAAAACATTTCACTGTAATGGAGCTTGAATAATCCGTAATAAAAAACGTTATAATTATTCTACCAGTTTTTGTTTCTAATATATTTACTTTAAAAATATCACCACAGGCACATACTATTCCTGCAGTTTCATTTATATCTTTTATTTCTATATTTTCACCATTTATATTTCTGCCCATTATAGTGTTTTCATCTGCAACCTCATTCTTTTTATAGCCTTGTCCGCCGCCTTTATTCCATTTGTTACCATTCCCAAAATCTTTATTTTGACTATTTCCTTGGCTATTACCTTGAGGTTTATCTTTCTTTTCTACATTTATGTTTTTAATAATTTCATTTATTACAGTTTGATTTTCTTTTTCCTTTTTACCAAAATCCTCTTCCTTAGAAAGTTCACTATTGTGTTCTAATTTTACAAGTGAATTAACTCCGAACATATCATTTATAGTGTTTTTTAAAAGAACTTCTATGTTTTTATCTCTTAGAATCTTGCACATAAAATCATTACCACACTGAATTTTCAGTATGCCATGCTCAATAATCCTAGAAGATTTTAATAAACTATCCTTGCTGGATGGTTGTGAGGTAGCTATTACATTGACTACATCTACCCAAAACTTATCTGATACATCTTCTATTGTGGCATTTGATACATCTTGGTAACAAATTAACTGTATATCTTCAAAACTACTTAACCGTTTCGAAATAATATTCTTGATTAATAGTGTTTTATAATCATCTATATTCTCAAAAGATTTGATTATTACTCTTAATTTGTTGCTTTTTTTAAGGTATTGAACTCTCAATACCTTAATATCATCTACTAATGTTTGTTCATTAGAATCAAAATCATTTTTTAACATTTCAGCTAGGCTTACATTCATTAGTATTCCTCCTGATGTGACATTTTATAATTTATCTATCTCTCGAAGAAGTTCTTCCACTAAATCTTCTTCCTTAACGGTTTTAATTATTTCACCTTTTTTAAATATAAGACCAATTCCGTTGCCTCCAGCGATGCCAATATCAGCTTCTCTTGCTTCACCTGGACCATTTACGGCGCATCCCATTATTGCAATTTTTATGTTCTTATGGCAATTTGCCAATCTTTCCTCTACTTCATTTGCAATTTTTATAAGATTAATTTGAGTTCTGCCACAAGTAGGGCATGATACAAATTTAATTCCCTCATCAATATAACCTAGTGATTTTAAAATTTCTATGCCAACTTTAACCTCGTCTACTACCTCACCAGTTAGCGATACTCTTATAGTATCTCCAATTCCAAGGGCTAGTAGTGCTCCAATGCCCACACTTGATTTTATTGTTCCTCGCCATGTAGTTCCTGCCTCAGTAACACCTAAGTGCAATGGATAGTCTACCTTGCCTGATATTAATTTATAACTTTCAATCATCATGACTACATCAGAAGATTTTATAGAAATAACTATATCATAAAAATTTAAACTCTCTAATATTTCAACATGTCTTAAGGCACTTTCAACTAATGCCTCTGCGCATACATGACCATACTTTTCAAGAATATCTTTTTCTAGGGAGCCTGAATTAACACCAATTCTAATGGGGATGTTCTTATCACTGGCAGCCTTTGCAACTAATTTTATTTTATCTAGACTTCCAATATTACCTGGATTAATTCTTAATTTAGATATCCCGTTCTCAATAGATTTTAATGCTAGCCTATAGTCAAAATGAATATCCGCAACTAAGGGTATGTGAATCCTTTTTACGATATCTTTAATAGCTTCCGCCGCTAGCATATCAGGCACAGCGCATCGTATAATGTCACAGCCTGCCTCTTCTAACAAAAGAATTTGGTTTACAGTAGCCTCTACATCTCTAGTATCAGTGTTTGTCATAGATTGCACCGCGACTTTTGAATCTCCACCTATATATATATTTCCAATTTTAATCTTTCTAGTTTTTCTTGTTCTTATATCTTTCATAGTCTCCATCTCCTAAAATTTTAGTGGACTAACTATATCCTTTATGACTACGAACACCATAAATGCCATTAAAATCATAAATCCAATATAATTTACAGCTCCAACTTTCTTATCATCTAATTTCTTACCTGATATTATTTCAAATAACAATATAAAAATCCATCCTCCATCTAGTGCTGGGAAAGGTATTATGTTTAATATTCCTAGTTGCACACTTAACATTGCTGTTAACATCATTAAATTTATTATTCCAGTTTGTGCAGCCATTGTTGAAATTCTTATTATACTTATTGGTCCACCTACATCATTTACTGAAACTTGCCCGTGAAATAAGCTCCCCAAAAATCCGAAAATTAGTTTTGATGTGCTAATAGTTTGATTAAATCCATAACTTGCGATTTCGCCAAAGTTCATTTTTTCTTGTGTACCACTGACTCCTATCATATATCTATTTTCTTTCTCGTTTTTAATAGGGGTCAAAGTGATTTCTTTCACTTTTGAATCTCTAAGTATTTCAATATTCATACTTTTCCCTTTAGCAACAGAAAGTTCATTTATAAATTGCTCCCATTTGTCTATACTAACTTTATTAACCTTAGTAATCTTGTCTCCAACTTGCATACCAGCCTTCATAGCCGCACCATTAGGGACTACTTCCCCTATTACTGGCACTATTTTCCCTGTCGTAGCGCCTATAATAGCAAATAAAACCACTGCCAATATTATATTCATAATTGCACCAGCAGAAACTATGCTTAATTTTTGAAGAGGAGTTTTATTGTTGAAAGCTCTCGGATCATCACTGACTTCATTTTCCCCTTCCATCTTAACATAGCCACCAATAGGAAACGCTTTAATCAAATACTCCGTTTCTTTTCCTTTTATTCCAAAAAGTTTTGGACCCATTCCTAGTGAAAACTCATGAACTTTTACTCCATTTAGTTTAGCTAGAGTAAAATGACCCAATTCATGTATTATAATCAAAAGACTAAATGCTAATATAGCCATAATAAAATATGGTATGTTTGCTATAATACTACTCATAATAATTCCCCTTCCTACTCTTTATCATAATTATTTCTTACATATTCCCTTACCCTTAAGTCAATTTCTAAAATCTCTTCTAAACTAGGACTCCTGTGGTACTCAAATTTATTCATACATTTTTCTATAATATATTCAATTTGCAGATACTTTATTTTATAATCTAAAAATAATTCAACAGCTACTTCATTTGCAGCATTCATTATAGCAGGCATATTACCGCCCATTTTCCCTGCACTGTAAGCCAATTTAAGGCATTTAAAAGTATCCATATTCGGCTTTTCAAAAGTTAAATTACCCATATTGTAAAAATCTAATTTATCTATAACTGCCTCATTTCTTTTTGGATAATTAATAGCATATTGAATAGGTAGCCTCATGTCAGTAGCACTTAGCTGTGCTATTACACTTCCATCTATGTATTCGACCATAGAATGTATTATACTTTGAGGATGAACTACCACTTGTATATCTTCATAATCTACACCAAATAACCAGTGTGCCTCTATAACCTCTAGCCCCTTATTCATAAGTGTTGAGGAATCAATAGATATTTTTTTTCCCATATTCCATTTAGGGTGTTTTAACGCCTCTTCCGGTTTTATTTCAATTAATTGCTGTTTGTTTTTACCTCTAAATGGTCCACCTGAAGCAGTTAATATTATTTTATTAACATCTTTTAAGTTATTACCTTGAAGACATTGAAAAATCGCACCATGTTCTGAATCAACTGGTAAAATATTTACATGGTTTTTTTTTGCAGCCTCCATTACAAGGCTGCCTGCTGCCACTAGTGTTTCTTTATTAGCTAAAGCAATATCTTTCCCAGCATGTATAGCTTTTATAGTAGGGACTAGTCCTATCATACCTACAACTGAAGTTACTACAAGATTAACTTCCTCTAGTGTACTTATATAGTTTAAACCTTCAAGTCCCTGCAAAATTTTTGTTGAATAGTTTTTCTCCCTGCAGTATTTTTCAAGTTTTAATGAAGCTTCCCTGTCCATCATGGCAACATATTTAGGTTTAAATTCCTCTATGATGGGTATAATTTTTTCACAATTTGTATTAGCTGATATCCCTACAATATCAAAATTTTGAATATCCTTTCGAATAACATCTAACGTTTGAGTTCCTATGGATCCCGTAACGCCTAAAATAGTAACCTTCTTCATGTAAATCTCTCCATTCGTGTATTACTATAATTAAATCTTCAATTGTGCAGCTATTTGTATTCTTCGAAGCTACAATATTTTTGTTATTTTTTTACAGTTAGTATAAATCTATTTAAAAATAGAGCAAATAAGTCCAAATTTTTCTCCCTTCTATATTGAATATTAACAATTTACGCAAGAGATACACTTGGAGTTTATTGTTCAACAAATTTTCATATTTTCATTAGTTAGTAATTCTTCTATAGCATTTAATATAACATATTTATCTACTAAAATAAAGTAAGTAGCACTATTCCCTATTATACAGAATATTATTTCATTTATAGTATAATTACACAATAAATGAAATAATATTACAATGAAATATAAAATCATATATTACAGCCAATGCCAATTCAACAATTGAGTTAACAATAGCTAGAAATTGCTTTTTGCATTTTGCTCAATATATGATTTTTTAGTGTTATATGAATTTATATTCCTAATACAAATGTAATATAATAAAATGCTACCACTGACACAAATAGAATACTATCAAACCGATCCAAAATTCCACCATGTCCCGGAATAAGGCTACTATAATCTTTAGCTCCTACAAATCTTTTTATAGATGAAGCAATTAAATCTCCAAATTGTCCAAAAACACCACAAGCAGCACCAATTATAGCGTAATGATATAATTCTATAGGAACACCATATTTTGAAATAACAAAACCATAAATCGTGCATCCTATAGTACTTCCAAGGAGACCTCCAATTGAGCCCTCAATTGTTTTATTAGGGCTAACTTTAGGACATAGCTTATGTTTGCCACCTTTTCCTAAAAACCTTCCAGAATAATAAGCTGAGGTATCACAAACCCATGAACAAATAAATATAATCCATACTAAATATCCACCATAGGGTTTAGTATTCGTAAAAACTATAAAGCTAAAAAATACTGCCACATACAAAAATCCAAATATAGTAAGGGCCACATCTATAAAATTATAGTTTGTATAAATTACAGGAATACAAAGTAACAAGAAAATTGTTGCTATCAAAGTGTATATATTAAAACTACTTGAAAAATCATTGCCCATATTTAAGTAATATACTATACACAAAATATATCCTATAAATCCCATTGGCTTATAGTGTTTTTTCCTAGAAACTTT
This DNA window, taken from Clostridium estertheticum, encodes the following:
- a CDS encoding phosphatidate cytidylyltransferase → MNNRYIGALILAPLVIFLFLGGDYLKYLVMVLSLLGMYEFYKVSRKKHYKPMGFIGYILCIVYYLNMGNDFSSSFNIYTLIATIFLLLCIPVIYTNYNFIDVALTIFGFLYVAVFFSFIVFTNTKPYGGYLVWIIFICSWVCDTSAYYSGRFLGKGGKHKLCPKVSPNKTIEGSIGGLLGSTIGCTIYGFVISKYGVPIELYHYAIIGAACGVFGQFGDLIASSIKRFVGAKDYSSLIPGHGGILDRFDSILFVSVVAFYYITFVLGI
- a CDS encoding 1-deoxy-D-xylulose-5-phosphate reductoisomerase, which translates into the protein MKKVTILGVTGSIGTQTLDVIRKDIQNFDIVGISANTNCEKIIPIIEEFKPKYVAMMDREASLKLEKYCREKNYSTKILQGLEGLNYISTLEEVNLVVTSVVGMIGLVPTIKAIHAGKDIALANKETLVAAGSLVMEAAKKNHVNILPVDSEHGAIFQCLQGNNLKDVNKIILTASGGPFRGKNKQQLIEIKPEEALKHPKWNMGKKISIDSSTLMNKGLEVIEAHWLFGVDYEDIQVVVHPQSIIHSMVEYIDGSVIAQLSATDMRLPIQYAINYPKRNEAVIDKLDFYNMGNLTFEKPNMDTFKCLKLAYSAGKMGGNMPAIMNAANEVAVELFLDYKIKYLQIEYIIEKCMNKFEYHRSPSLEEILEIDLRVREYVRNNYDKE
- a CDS encoding PolC-type DNA polymerase III yields the protein MNVSLAEMLKNDFDSNEQTLVDDIKVLRVQYLKKSNKLRVIIKSFENIDDYKTLLIKNIISKRLSSFEDIQLICYQDVSNATIEDVSDKFWVDVVNVIATSQPSSKDSLLKSSRIIEHGILKIQCGNDFMCKILRDKNIEVLLKNTINDMFGVNSLVKLEHNSELSKEEDFGKKEKENQTVINEIIKNINVEKKDKPQGNSQGNSQNKDFGNGNKWNKGGGQGYKKNEVADENTIMGRNINGENIEIKDINETAGIVCACGDIFKVNILETKTGRIIITFFITDYSSSITVKCFPKPKDVEKIMDEIKVGLYCKVRGEASYDTYAKEVVVMARDIVKLKKIERMDNAQEKRVELHMHTQMSAMDGMTSTSKLVERAAKWGHSAVAITDHGVVQAFPEAMDAAKKNNIKIIYGVEGYLVDDGVPIVINNKNESLDDRFVVFDIETTGLSSENDRITEIGAVKIENGKIVDRFNEFVNPGIDIPYKITELTGITNEMVEDADSIDEILPRFLEFVQGSVVVAHNAAFDIAFIIKNSQRLGLVFENAIMDTIPLAKFLLPTLKRFKLSTVAKHLGISLENHHRAVDDAKATADILLHCFGLLKEKDILDLNTLNKKFLGDFDIKKANTYHVIILVKNLIGLKNLYKLISISNLEYFHRRPRLPKTLIEKYREGLIIGSACEAGQVYKEVLQGKSEEDLTSIVEFYDYLEIQPLLNNKFLIKNGMVKDENELMDINKKICALGEKNNLPVVATGDVHFLDASDEVFRKILMAGKGFSDADDQPPLYFKTTNEMLKEFAYLGEKKCREVVIFSPNKIADLIEVIKPIPDGTFPPKIPGAEEEIRKMTLDKVHSIYGESLPEVVQKRLDKELNSIINNGYAVLYLIAEKLVTKSLADGYLVGSRGSVGSSFVANMSNITEVNGLPPHYVCPNCKKSEFFLDGSIGSGADLPEKVCPSCGAQYMKDGHDIPFETFLGFEGDKEPDIDLNFSGENQADIHRYTEVLFGKGHTFKAGTIGTIADKTAYGYVKKYLGEKDITVPQAEIERLVLGCTGVKRTSGQHPGGIMVVPSDNEIYNFCPVQHPADDPTSDIVTTHFDYHSISGRLLKLDILGHDDPTVLRMLQDLTGLDPKTIPLSDPKVISLFTSPKALGLTIKELGCEVGSYGLPEFGTKFVRQMLLDTQPKSFADLVRISGLSHGTDVWINNAQYYIKEGFTTLKDCISTRDDIMVYLMQKELPPKTAFTIMESVRKGKGLKEDDEKVMREHDVPDWYIESCKKIKYMFPKGHAVAYVMMAVRIAYHKVYYPKEYYATYFTIRADDFDADLIAKGESAIKLKMDELGALGNDIGTKEKGLLTTLELSYEMFKRGIKLLNVDLYKSDAVKFKIEDDAIRPPLNGLEGVGENAAKSIVALRDEGEFISKEDLRTRCKISKTVVEALANHGCLKGLPETNQLSFF
- the ispG gene encoding flavodoxin-dependent (E)-4-hydroxy-3-methylbut-2-enyl-diphosphate synthase, whose protein sequence is MKDIRTRKTRKIKIGNIYIGGDSKVAVQSMTNTDTRDVEATVNQILLLEEAGCDIIRCAVPDMLAAEAIKDIVKRIHIPLVADIHFDYRLALKSIENGISKLRINPGNIGSLDKIKLVAKAASDKNIPIRIGVNSGSLEKDILEKYGHVCAEALVESALRHVEILESLNFYDIVISIKSSDVVMMIESYKLISGKVDYPLHLGVTEAGTTWRGTIKSSVGIGALLALGIGDTIRVSLTGEVVDEVKVGIEILKSLGYIDEGIKFVSCPTCGRTQINLIKIANEVEERLANCHKNIKIAIMGCAVNGPGEAREADIGIAGGNGIGLIFKKGEIIKTVKEEDLVEELLREIDKL
- the rseP gene encoding RIP metalloprotease RseP, whose amino-acid sequence is MSSIIANIPYFIMAILAFSLLIIIHELGHFTLAKLNGVKVHEFSLGMGPKLFGIKGKETEYLIKAFPIGGYVKMEGENEVSDDPRAFNNKTPLQKLSIVSAGAIMNIILAVVLFAIIGATTGKIVPVIGEVVPNGAAMKAGMQVGDKITKVNKVSIDKWEQFINELSVAKGKSMNIEILRDSKVKEITLTPIKNEKENRYMIGVSGTQEKMNFGEIASYGFNQTISTSKLIFGFLGSLFHGQVSVNDVGGPISIIRISTMAAQTGIINLMMLTAMLSVQLGILNIIPFPALDGGWIFILLFEIISGKKLDDKKVGAVNYIGFMILMAFMVFVVIKDIVSPLKF